In Stanieria sp. NIES-3757, the DNA window AGCCCATAAATCTTTAGAAAAAACCTGTGCTGCGATCGCTAGATATAGTACCAGAGATGCGGAAAAATATCGAGAGTTTGTTGAGTATTGGTCGCATTTAATGGGTGCGATCGCGCCTTGGTTTAATGCTCCACCCCAATCTGTATTAGCTATTGCCCGAAATTATACTCAAAAGAATCTGCTTGATGCTCTGAAAATGGTAGGTTCAAAAAACAAGGCATTAAATTTTATTCGCACGATGATTACTTCTCCTGAAGACTTACTCAATCAATGGTTTGATACGGAGATTGTCAAAGCACCTTTAGCTAGACTTGCAGCAGAAATTGGTGCTGCACCTTCTCAAAAAGGTATTACCGCGGGTTTGATGATGTTGGCAATGCGTCATCATCCAGGTATGGCAAGACCTCAAGGTGGTACAGGTGCACTAACTCAAGCTTTGGTTAAGTTGGTTACTGCTTCAGGAGGGGTAATTTTAACCGAGCAAATGGTTAAAGAAGTTATAGTTGATGACAATCGTGCAGTGGGAGTTAAAGTTACAGGGGGCAAAGAATATAGTGCCACCAAAGGGGTAATTTCTAATATCGATGTGCAAAGATTATTTTTACAACTAATTGAACCAGGAGTAGTAGAAACAGAATTAAGAGAAAAAGTTCAACGTAATATTGTTAATAATAACGAAACTATTCTCAAAATTGACTGTGCTTTATCCGAACCTCCTCGCTTTGAAGCTTATGAGCATCAAGATGAATATTTGATTGGTACAATTTTAATCGCTGATTCTGTAGCTCATGTCGAACAAGCTCATTCTCTGGCAATGATGGGAGAAATTCCCGATCGCAATCCTTCGATGTATTTAGATGTCCCTTCTGTACTCGATCCAACTTTAGCACCACCAGGTAAACATACTTTATGGATTGAATTTTTTGCTCCTTATCAGATTGCAGGTAAAGACGGAACAGGGTTAAATGGTACTGGTTGGACAGATGAACTAAAAAATCAAGTAGCCGATCGCGTCATGGATAAATTAGCTGAGTATGCTCCTAATCTTAAATCTTCTGTAATTGCTCGAAGGGTAGAAAGTCCCGCCGAATTAGGAGAAAGATTGGGTTCTTACAAGGGCAACTACTATCATTTAGATATGACTTTAGATCAAATGATTTTTTTACGTCCTCTACCCGAAATAGCTAACTACACTACACCAATCAAAAATTTATATCTGACTGGTGCAGGTACTCATCCAGGTGGTTCGATCTCTGGTATGCCTGGTAGAAACTGCGCCCGAGTCTTTTTACAGCAACAATCACCATTTGCTAAAGCGCAGCAATCAATTCAGTCAGTTTTTAATTCTGTTTTCGCTCAAGAATAAAGATCGGCTTTTCTTTTAAAAAGATACCTTTGTCATAATTAGCTAATCCTCGTCCATTTTGGACGAGTGTTTTTGTCTTATTTGCTGCAACTCGGAGCGATCTTTATTACTTTTTTTACATTTAAAAATGTTTTATTTTTAAATTTGATCATTTGGTTGCTAGATTCGGGAATTATAAATTTTGAGAGTCTATTCAACCTGGGAAAACCATCATAATGATCGAGCAGCAACAACTGTGTCATGTCCTAGTAACTCAATATCCTCAATCAAAAAGACCTTTGTTACTCGCAGGAAACACTGATTCTTTAGGTAAAGCTAACAATTCAATTTTGAAAGATGACTCTACTAGTTTTAATCAGAATTTTCAACAATTAGAATATTCGTGCAATTTTAATTATAAAGAAAAACAAACTTATATAGTTAGTTATCTTCTTGAAGCTATAAAAAAAAGCGATTTTTTGAGTAAACTAGGTCGCACCTATTCTGGTAGCTAGTCAAAACTTTATAAAAAAGCCTTGTAGATTAAAGATTTAGCAAATCTAAACTCAATTAAAATGGCTCAACATTTTTTTGCTTAATCTTATTAATAAAATAGTAAAAAACCTTTGATATGTATATAACTATCTTTTAATTTCTAATTTAAATATTGCAATGACTATTTTAGATGCCTCAGTAAATTTAATGAATAACTCTCAACAAATTTATCATGTCTTAATTTTAGAAGATGGTGACTTTAAAAAAAAGATAATTTTGAAAGAACCAACCTATTCTGTTGGCCGTCATTCTAGTAATGATATTATTTTGCTATCTCCAAAAACATCTCGTAATCATGCAACTTTATTACGAAGAACAGATGTTAAGACTAATAATTTTTCCTATTGGATTTTAGATGGTGACCTACAAGGAAATCGTAGTCGCAATGGGATTTCTGTTAATGGTAAAAAATGTTTAGTTTATGAATTAAAAGATGGTGACGTTATCAACTTTGGTAACGAAGAAAAAGCAAAATATCAAATTTTATCTGAACAGATTTCTGTACTTGATGAGATTAAAGAAAATAATTATAAACCTCATCGCTCATCGATTGACAAAAAAACTGTTATTAACAAAGATACAGTAATTAATTTTTCGGACAATCAAGCAAGTAATAATAATCATTCTTTAGAATTAGTTAGATTAGCATCTTTTGCCGAATTAAATCCTCATCCAGTCATTGAAATCGATCTTCAAGGTAATATTGCTTATCTTAATTCTTCGGCAATTATCGCTCTAAAAAATATTCAACAAAAAAGAACTAATCATCCATTAGTTGCTGACTTGATTGCTCATTTTAATCAAGAAAATAGTAAAATTTTGGTAAGAGAAGTCGAAATAGATGGGAAAATTTTTCTACAAAATGCTCACTATTTACCAGAAAATGAAATTATTAGAAGCTATTTAACTGATATTACGGATAAAAAACAATTAGCAAGTAGCTTAAACGAACAAAAAAATATTTATCAAGCTTTATCTAAGCAAATTAATGAAGGGATTGTTTTTATTGAGGAAACGAGCAACAAGATTCTTGAAGTTAACGATTATCTTTGTGACTTGTTAGGTTATTCAATTGAAGATATTTTAAAATTAAATCTCAAAGATATTCAAGAAGAAAATCATCTTTTGGCTGATTTAGAACAAAATTTCCGCGAAAAAAATAGTTTAACTGGTGAATATAATTTACGACATCGTGATGGTTCATTAGTTGCTGCGAAAATTAAAGTTAATTCGATCAAAACTTCCCAAGGCAATAAATATCTTTTAACTATTAATACTTTAACAGAAGAAATCGCACTATTTCTACAAGACCAAATTACTGGTTTGCCAGATCAAACTATTTTCAAAAAACAATTAGCTACCGCGATCGCTAATGCTAAAAGAAATCAAAAATTAGTTGCTGTCATTTCACTAAATCTTCAGCGTTTTGCTGAAATTAACCAAACGTTAGGTGAAGAATTGGGAAATATTTTACTAGCTAATTTTGCAGAAAGATTAAAAACTTGTTTGCGAATAGGAGATACAGTTTCTTATTGGGGAGAAGATAAATTTGGTATTTTAATGCCTCAAATTAGTGGGGTAGAAGAAGCTGCTAAAATTAGTCAAAGAATCATTGAATTATTAGAAAAATCTTTTAAAATTCGTAATTATAAATTCAGTGTTAAATGTAATATTGGCATTGCTATTTATCCTCAAGATGGTGAGGAAGTTAATGTATTACTTAAAAATGCCAATCAAGCTCTATATCGGACACAAGAACAAGCGAATAATTATAAATATCAGTTTTATAGTTATAGTATGAATTCTCAAGCTTCAGTGCAATTAAGATTAGAAGCTTTATTACATCATGCTTTAGAGAAGAATGAATTTATACTTTATTATCAACCTCAAATTAATGTTAATAATGGTAATATTCAAGGCGTAGAAGCTCTTCTGCGTTGGCAACATCCAGAATTGGGCTTAGTTTCTCCAGCAAGCTTTATTAAAATAGCAGAACAAACTGGATTAATTCTTCCCATCGGTGAATGGGTTTTAAGAACTGCTTGTACTCAAAATAAAACTTGGCAATCTTTAGGAATTCCTCCTTTGCGAGTATCAGTAAATTTATCTACTTTACAATTTCAGCAACCTAATTTACCAGGAATGATTGCTCAAATTTTACATGAAACTGGCTTAGAACCTAATTTATTAGAGTTAGAAATTGCTGCGGTTACTCTGATGCAAAATGTTGAATATTCTCAGAAAATTTTACAACAATTAAATGCTTTGGGAGTGCATATATCTATCGATGATTTTGCCAGCGGTTTTTCTTCTTTAGAGCATTTGAAAAAATTTCCGTTTCACACTTTGAAAATTGACCAATCTTTTGTTCATGATTTAAAGAACGATCCTAAAGATTTAGCTATTATTTCTGCTTTAGTTTCTTTAGGCAGAGGTTTTAATCTAAGGGTGGTAGCCGAAGGAGTAGAAACTCAACAACAAATTGATTTACTACGCAGTTTAGAATGCGAACAAATGCAAGGTTTTTGGTTTAGTCGTCCCTTAACAGCAGAAGATGCAAGTAAATGGCTACCTGTCGATTAACTAAAAAAGCAAGCATTTAATAAAATATCAGCACCAAAACGGACTGCATCAGTACAAGGAAGTCTAGTTAGTGTTTCAGTTGCTTGAATTTCTTGTTGTGCTGTTTCGAGATCGAGATGAAATGTATTAAGGGCGATCGCTTTAACTTTAATTTTGCCAAAAGTCCCTGCTGCACTTGCTACACTTTCATAAAGTTCGATTACTTCGGGTAAAGATGGAATAGGAATATCTGGAAAATCCCGAATGTGTTTTTGTCCAGCACGATGAACTAAAATTAAGCCTGTTGGTTGACTACCCCGCAGCAATGGTAAAGTAGCGGTAGAGCCTGGATGAAGCAAAGAACCTTGTCCTTCAACAATTAATAAATCGCATTCTTGTCCCAATTTAATTACTGTTTGTTCAACTGCACCCGCAGCAAAATCGACTCGGATCGCATCTAAAGGTATTCCTTGTCCCGCAATCATTAAGCCACCTTGTCCAGTTGCCATAAATTCGGCTTTAATTCCGTGACGTTGAGCAGTACGATGTAATTCTAGACTGGTAGACATTTTACCCACTGCCATATCTGTACCTACCGTGAGAATTCGTTCACAAGCAAGATGGCGTGCTTTAGCTGTACCAATTGATAATCCTGGTGGTTCCTTACGAATATCCCAAATCCATTGTTGTGGTTGCAAATGAGGAAACTGGGGTGCAAAAGGAGTATGTAAACCATTAACTAAAGATAATCCTGCTGCGATCGCATTTTTTATTTCTACTTGCCAACTAGGAGGTAATTGTCCGCCTGAAGGTGCAATGCCAATTAGTAAAACATCAGGATCATAAGTTAAAGCTTGATCGATATTGGCTACAATCGCAACCTCTTTAGCAATACCAGTTAACTCAACCAAAGATTCTCCTGCGGATTGAGCATCAATAATCACCACCACCTGAGCTTGACTATAACGTACAAAAGCTAATCCTGTTTTGCCATGACTACCTTTAATTCCTTCATGAAGCAAAATAGCTATTCGTTTAGCTGTTAGATCCACAATATTTAACTCCTAATCCTGGCAGATGATTGGGTAGCAAACGCCCTTCAGTCACAGTCGCACCCCGAAAAGGATCGTCAATCAAATTTAAATGACTGTCCAAATCTAAATAATCCGCTAAAGGTGCCAAATGAGACATAGCAGTGTTAGCTAAACTACTATCAGAATAGCAACCAAACATCACTTTTAAATTACACGCTTTAGCCAAATGAATTGCTCGCATTGCTTCAGCTAAACCACCCGTTTTCATAATTTTGAGATTAACACCAGCAACAGAGTGAGCAAGTTGAGGAATATCACAACTGGTAAAACAACTTTCATCAACAAAGATAGGTAAAGGAGATGATTGAGAGAGAGTAGATAATTGCGCTTCTTCTCCTACTGGTAAAGGTTGTTCGATATACTCCACTCCTTGAGTTGCCAACCACTGACACATAGTAATTGCATCAGTTAAACACCAGCCTCCATTAGCATCAACAGTTAACTTAGCAGTTGGGGCTATTTCTTTGACTGCTAAGAGCATAGCTCGATCCGCCTCAATTCCAGCAGGATTACCCAGTTTTACTTTTAAAACTTGAAAATCAACGACTTCTTGCCAAGCCTTAACTCTTTGTTGGGCTGCTGCTGGAGAACTAATACCCACAGTAACAGAAATGGGTACAATGCGATCGCGATTTAAACCCCACAATTGCCAGAGAGGTAAACCAACTTTTTTGCCCAACCAGTCATGCAATGCCATATCAATCGCAGCTTTGAGACTCGAAGATAATTTTGCGCGATCGCAAAAGCTTTCTATCTCTTGTCGTTGCCAAGGACTAAATTGTTGCAGTTGTGGAATAACTGACTCTGATTCTGTCACTAGTTGCGCCGTTGTAGTTTTTTCTCCCTGACGAATCGCAAAAGGAGAAGCTTCTCCCCATCCTTCAATCCCATCTGCTTTGAGTTTGAGCCAAATATTAGTAGTTTCGGAGGTAGTACCGCGACTAATTTGTAAAGAATATTTTTTGTGAACAGTAAACGTTTGAACTGTTACATCCATATTTTGAAACAATTATAATTTTAGACTTAATTATCAATATTATTAGTAAAAATTGAGCGCGATTAAAACTATTTTTAAACTTTTCTTAGCCCAGTCTTTATTAAAATGACTCACAATAAATTCAGGCATCATTTAAGTCAGTAGCCCTCACACCTGCTAGATTGTATTGAGGTACTACGTTCCGAGTCAGGATTTAAACCTGACTTTTTTGTAGAGCAATATTTTTTCTGATCAAAAGGCAGGATGTTAAATTTAAATGACTAAAATTCAGCCATGGAAAACAATTAATTCTCACTTCGTAATTAATAATCAATGGTGTAAAGTTAGACAAGACAAAATTCAATTACCCAACGGCAAAATCATTAATGATTATTTTGTTAATGTTCGACCAGACATCGCGCTAATTTTACCCATTACACCTGAGCAAGAAATAGTTTTTGTCCGTCAATATCGTCATGGAGTTCAAGAAATTTTATTAGAACTTCCTGCTGGAACTTTCGATCCTCAACAAGAAGATAGTTTAAACGCAGCCAAGCGAGAATTAGCAGAAGAAACAGGATACACAGCAACCAAATTTACTCAGATTGCTACTTTATATGACAACCCAGTTAAAGATAGTAACAAAATTCATTTATTTATTGCCGAAGATGCTATTTATTCTGGTCAACAAAAATTAGATGAGACGGAAGAAATTGAAGTAGTAATTATTCCTATTACCACGATCAAAGAAAAAATTAATCAAGGAGAAATTTGTGTTTGTGGTAGTGTAACAGCAATTTTGCTGGGTCTAGATTTTCTAACAAGAATAGCTCAACTAAAAATTTAAAATTTGATGACAATTAGCCAAAATTATGTAACTATTAATACAATAAGTCTCAAAAAAAATTGCTAGTTTACCAAGGTAACAATCCAAATATGGCTTCTAGGGTTCCGACTCAAGTATTTAACAATTATCGAGTGACTGGTCCAAGAGAAGCAGGCTACATTAGAAATTCTAAGTTTTGCTTAATTATTAATAACTTGGTAGCCACACGGCGGGATAAAAGCCCGGGAGGAACTGACACAGATTGATTGTCTGTCAGCCTCTTGGGTTTTTTGCATGGCAACAAAAATTTAGCTAGGAGAAGTTTCATGACCGAATTACCATTTCAACCTCCCAATGCCGATCGCAATGGATCTGATAGTGAAGCTCAACGCGCCTTAGACAAAGAAAGACAATTACCCCTAACAGGATGGCAACAAGAGGTAGATCAGGGTTTAAAGTATGGTTTAGAAGCAGCAGACAGTATACGCGATCGCACTATTCCAACTTTTTCTCGTGGTGAATTACCCCACTATGCAGGGATTAATACTTTCTTAAAAGCACCTTATCTAGAAGATGTTAGGCAAGTTGGCAACTATGATGTTGCGATCGTTGGTGTTCCTCATGATTCGGGTACTACCTATCGTCCTGGAACCAGGTTTGGTCCTCAAGGAATTCGTCGTATCTCTGCCTTATATACTCCCTATAACTTTGAATTAGGGGTTGATTTACGCGAACAAATTACCTTATGTGATGTCGGGGATATTTTTACCATTCCTGCTAATAATGAAAAATCTTTCGATCAAATTTCCAAAGGAGTTGCCCACGTCTTTGGTTCTGGTGCTTTTCCGATTCTTTTAGGAGGAGATCATTCGATTGGTTTTCCCACAGTTCGAGGAATTTGTCGTCATTTAGGAGATAAAAAAGTTGGCATTATTCACTTTGACCGCCATGTAGACACTCAAGAAACCGATTTAGATGAAAGGATGCACACTTGTCCTTGGTTTCATGCCACTAATATCGCCAATGCCCCAGCCAAAAATTTAGTCCAATTAGGAATTGGTGGTTGGCAAGTACCCCGTCAAGGTGTCAAAGTTTGTCGCGAAAGAGCAACTAATATCCTTACTGTTACTGATATCACCGAAATGGGTTTAGATGCTGCTGCTGACTTTGCCTTAGAACGAGCTTTAGATGGTACTGATTGCGTTTGGATCAGTTTTGACATTGATTGTATCGATGCAGGTTTTGTTCCTGGTACTGGTTGGCCCGAACCTGGTGGGTTATTACCCCGTGAAGCTCTTTATTTACTCAAGAAAATTGTCCAAAACGCGCCTGTTTGTGGTTTGGAAGTAGTAGAAGTTTCACCTCCTTACGATATCAGCGATATGACTGCGTTGATGGCAACTAGGGTTATTTGCGACACGATGGCGCATTTAGTAGTATCTGGACAGTTACCGAGAAAAGAAAAGCCAGCTTACATTCATCCCGAAGCCAAACTAGAAGCTGATGCTGCTTGGACTTAATTCAGTTATCAGTTATCAGTAACCAGTGAGCAATTAATCTATAACTAATCACTAATTATGCACGAAACTGATATGACTAAAGCTCTCATTATGACGGTGAGAGATTGGTGGGATAGTCAGCCCGAACAGCCAAAAGTAGAAAAAATTCATTTAATTGTTGGGCAATTTACTTGCGTAGAACCTGCTAGTTTACAATTTGCTTTTGAAGTACAAACTCGTAATACTTTTTTAGAACAAGTTGAATTAGTAATTCAAGAAACACCTTTGATTGCTTTTTGTCACACTTGTAGAACAGAATACCAACCACAACTAGGTTTGCAATACAATTGTCCTCAATGTCAGTCGGCAATGGAAGATATTCGCTCCGGAAGAGAACTAAAAATTGATCGCATTGAATATGCCAAAATTGCTAGTTAAATAGAAAATTATTTTCGATTTAGACAATTATTTTTTTTCTGTGGTTCGATCCCCTCCCCTAGTTCAGTATCTCAAAAACTTACCTAATCAAATTTAAAAGCTAATACCTATGCATCAAACATTCGACGCTGCTTTAGAACTTAATTTACTTCATGCTAATCAAGAAGGTGCAAATCATAACCGCGAACATTTTGACGAATGGGGTATTACTTGCCTTAATGTTATGAGTAGTCCGGGGGCAGGTAAAACTGCTCTTTTAGAAAAGACTATTATTGCTATCAAAGATCAATTAAAAATTGCTGTTATTGAAGGCGATATGACAACCGAATTAGATGCAGAACGTTTGCGTCAATACGGTGTTCCTGTTATTGCTATTAATACAGGTCGTTCCTGTCATTTAGACTCCAAAATGGTAGCAGGAGGAATTCATCAATTAGCCCATGAACATAATCCCGAAGAATTTGATTTAGTTTTAGTAGAAAATGTGGGTAATTTAGTTTGTCCTGCCGAATTTGAAGTAGGAGAACACGCTAAAGTTGCTCTACTTAGTGTGACTGAAGGAGAAGATAAACCGCTCAAATATCCTGTAATGTTTCAGGAAGCAGACTGTTTATTAATTACTAAAACCGATTTAGCTCCTTATTTAGAAATAGATTTAGAGCTTATTAAAGCTAATGTTAGACAAATGAATCCTCATGTAACCATTATTCCTATTTCTGCTAAAACAGGTGAAGGATTAGAAACGTGGTTCAATTGGTTAAAAATGCAAACAAAACAGGCTAAACCTTTTGCTAATTATTTATAAAATCAATAAGTCTACTTTAGATAATTAACAGGCTTGTTTGATTAACTAATTAATTAGTTGATTAGTTTTTGCTAGGTTCTAAAACTTACTTTTTATTAGGTATTGCTACTTTATTATTTTTTTCATTTGCTAAATTAAAGCAAATAAAATCAAATTTTTATTCGACGACAATTGCTTATCTAATCGTTAATTATTCAATTAAATTTATGATGAAAACTCGTTCTTTTTTATCTTATCTCATTCTTTTTATTTTTAGCTTAAGTGTAGTAGTTGGTTGTAATCCTGCTACTTCAATTAAAACTACCAACGATACAGGTTCTACTTCTTCTGGAAATACAGCTAGTGTCAGTTTAGGATATAGTGCTTGGCCTGGTTGGTTTCCTTGGCAAGTCACCCAAGAACAAGGAATTTTTAAGACTAATAATGCTTCAGTAGATTTGAAGTGGTTTGATGGTTATTTAGAATCGATTAATGCCCTTAATGCCCAACAAATCAATGCTAACAGTCAAACCTTAAACGATACTATTAGTGCCATAGCAGGAGGCGCGGAACAAGTTATTGTTTTAGTTAACGACAATTCTACTGGTAACGACAAAATAATTGTTAGTGAAGAGATTAATAGTATTGCTGATCTTAAAGGCAAAAAAATTGCTGCTGAAGAAGGTACAGTAGACCATTATCTGCTTTTACTAGGTTTACAAAAAGAAGGCTTATCTCCAGAAGATATTGAATTTATACCTTTAGAAACAGGTCAAGCAGCAACAGCTTTTGTTGGTGGACAGGTAGATGCAGTCGCAGTATTTGCGCCTTTTACCACTCAAGCTTTAAAACGTGCTGGTAGTAAAGAACTTTTTAGTTCTAAAGACTTTCCTGGGGCAATTTCTGACCACTTAGTGTTTACTCGTCAATTTGTTGAAGAAAATCCTGAACAGGTGCAAGCAGTAGTAAATTCTTGGTTTGCCACTCTTGATTATCTGGAACAAAATCAAGCACAAGCTTACGAAATTATGGCAAAACGGGCAAATGTCACTGTTGAAGAATATCAAGATTATGCTGACGGGACTACTATTTTTTCGGTAGAAGACAACCTGAAAGCTTTTCAACCAGGCAATGACGCGAGTTCTCTTCAGTATTCGGCTCAACAAATTAGTAAATTTTTAGTACAAGTAGGTTTAGCACCTCAAGTACCTGATACGAGTCAACTTTTTGATGATCGTTTTGTTAAAGCTTACGCAGAAAAAGCCAAGTAATTATGAATAATTGAAGCAATCAAACTAAATTTCACAGTTTCTTGCAGCTCTGCATAGGAAGTTACATTATGAGTCAAGCTGATAGCCCAAAGGTAATTGCCAGTCAATCAAGTACTTTGCCTCCAACTATTTTCTGGAGATTGGCGGAAGATATTCCCAAACCTCTATCTACTACTTTAGTGATTATTTCAATTCTTGCTCCTTTATTAGTTTGGTGGCTAATCACGGCTTTTGGTAATATCGACCCCAAATTTTTACCCTCGCCAGGAAAAGTAGTTGAAGCATTTGTCCGACTTTGGAGTACAGGAGAATTACTTAAAGATACACTAGCCAGTCTTTGGCGGGTAGTAGTTGGGTTTAGTTTAGCTTCACTCATTGCTATTCCTACAGGAATTTTGATGGGCAGTTTTGCCAGTATTAGGGCGTTGCTAGAACCTCTGTTTGGGTTGATGCGTTATATGCCAGCCCCTGCTTTTATTCCTTTACTGATTCTTTATTTGGGTATTGGAGAAGAACCTAAAATTGCTTTAATTTTTATTGGAGTATTTTTCTTTAATTCACTGATGGTGATGGATACAGTTAAGTTTGTTCCTAAAGACTTGATTGAATCTACTTATATGCTGGGGGGAAGTCGTTGGCAGACTCTAACTCAAGTAATTTTTCCTCATGTTATCCCTGGAATTATTGATGCTTGTCGAATTAATTTAGCTGCTGCGTGGCAGTTAGTAATTGTTTCAGAATTAATTGCTTCGACTGAAGGTTTAGGTCGTCGAATTAGTGTAGCTGGTCGATTTCTCAGAACTGATGAAATTTTTGTGGGATTGATTGTAATTGGAATTATTGGCTTATCTTTTGATTTATTTTTCCAATATCTTTTGAAAGTTTTTTGTAAATGGGCTTCTCAAAAAAGATAGTTAATCGATTAGTTTTGAAAAATGTGTTTTTGATTACAGCGAATAACTTCAATGAATTGATAGCAAGTAGTTATTAAATATCTAAAGGATGAGATTAATGTATCTACAAATCAATAGTCTTCATAAGCACTTCCAGACTAAGCAAGGCAATCTTGTGGTGCTTAAAGATATTAACATGAAAATCGCTCAAGGCGAATTTATTTGTGCGGTAGGGGCTTCAGGTTCTGGTAAATCCACTTTACTTCGGCAAATTGCTGGATTAGATCTACCTACTTCGGGAGAAGTAAAAATTGGTGACAAGTTAGTAACCGGGCCAGGACCAGACCGCGGTATGGTCTTTCAGCATTATACTCTTTATCCTTGGATGAATGTGCAAGAAAATACTGAATTTGGGCTAAAACTTCAAGGATTATCTAAAAAAGAACGACGAGAACAAGCCAGCTATTATTTGAGTGTAGTGGGCTTATCTAAATTTGCCAAATCATTACCTAAAGAACTATCTGGCGGAATGAAACAAAGAGTTGCGATCGCTCGTGCTTTGGCTTCTGAACCAAAAGTTTTGTTGATGGATGAACCTTTTGGCGCACTAGATATCCATACTAAAGAAGCGATGCATGAATTTATGCTAGACCTTTGGTATCGGACTAATCTAACAATTTTTATGATTACTCATGATGTAGAGGAAGCAGTATTTCTTTCTAATCGAATTTATGCTTTGGGCGCGCGTCCTGGTACAGTAAGAAAGGAAATGCTCATTGATTTACCAGAACGTACTCATCACATTAAACGCCAATCGATCTTTCACGATTATCGGGACGAATTAATGGATTTACTGCGCAAACATGGACAAGAAGCATTATCTGCTGCTTAGATAGCGAGATTAATTATTCTTCTAAGTTGTCCACATTTAAGTTGCTGGTTATAAAAAGGCAGGAGTTAGAGGGCAGAAGCTTGAAAAGAATATGCAGTTGAAATACACATCAGCTTACTGACAATTAAGAGGAACATTCTGACTTCGTTGAGGAGTATTAGGAATAGGTTCAGCAGTTAAAATAACTGTGCCATCTTGTTGACGCACGATTCCCTGGGCAGGATAAATTACGCCTTGAGAGGTAACTATTTTTAAGTCTTCTGCTGTTTGAGGATTAGAAGCATGACAATTTAATAAAGTTAATGCGTCAAGATTGAGATAGTTTCCTGAAAATTTTATTTCTTCGGTACTCAAGTCTACGTCAGGAACTGAAATTGCGAAAGTTTCATCTAAACCAATTACAGAATTACTAACAATATCATTATTATCAGAATTCTGACGACGTTGTTCTAAATTAAAAACTGAATCAACATTAAAAGTAATCTTGCCTCCATTGTTGGCAATGATATCGTTACCATTGTTTTGACTGGGAGAAGCAATCAAATATTTAGCGTTCAGATTAATCTCACTCCCAGGATCGCTAGTAAAGAGAGTGCTGTCGTTTCGTAAGGTGACAATACCATCAGTTTCTAAATTAATACTGCCTCCGTTACTGTTTTCAAGCTTGGTATTATCTAAGTTAAGGTTATCTGCTTGAATAGTAATATCTCCACCATTACTGATAAAGGAAGCATTATTAAGATTCAAATCTCCTTCCGCAATGGCAATTCCAATATCTTTTCGAGCATTTAAGTGAATTTTACTTTCTCGATTGTTTTCTGTAGAGCTAA includes these proteins:
- a CDS encoding FAD dependent oxidoreductase yields the protein METYDVIIVGAGHNGLVCAAYLLKAGYKVLLLEKRSVPGGAATTEEALPEQAPGFKFNLCAIDHEFIFFSPIIEELQLARYGLKYLSCDPHTFCPHPDGKYFLAHKSLEKTCAAIARYSTRDAEKYREFVEYWSHLMGAIAPWFNAPPQSVLAIARNYTQKNLLDALKMVGSKNKALNFIRTMITSPEDLLNQWFDTEIVKAPLARLAAEIGAAPSQKGITAGLMMLAMRHHPGMARPQGGTGALTQALVKLVTASGGVILTEQMVKEVIVDDNRAVGVKVTGGKEYSATKGVISNIDVQRLFLQLIEPGVVETELREKVQRNIVNNNETILKIDCALSEPPRFEAYEHQDEYLIGTILIADSVAHVEQAHSLAMMGEIPDRNPSMYLDVPSVLDPTLAPPGKHTLWIEFFAPYQIAGKDGTGLNGTGWTDELKNQVADRVMDKLAEYAPNLKSSVIARRVESPAELGERLGSYKGNYYHLDMTLDQMIFLRPLPEIANYTTPIKNLYLTGAGTHPGGSISGMPGRNCARVFLQQQSPFAKAQQSIQSVFNSVFAQE
- a CDS encoding hypothetical protein (protein of unknown function DUF1611), producing MDLTAKRIAILLHEGIKGSHGKTGLAFVRYSQAQVVVIIDAQSAGESLVELTGIAKEVAIVANIDQALTYDPDVLLIGIAPSGGQLPPSWQVEIKNAIAAGLSLVNGLHTPFAPQFPHLQPQQWIWDIRKEPPGLSIGTAKARHLACERILTVGTDMAVGKMSTSLELHRTAQRHGIKAEFMATGQGGLMIAGQGIPLDAIRVDFAAGAVEQTVIKLGQECDLLIVEGQGSLLHPGSTATLPLLRGSQPTGLILVHRAGQKHIRDFPDIPIPSLPEVIELYESVASAAGTFGKIKVKAIALNTFHLDLETAQQEIQATETLTRLPCTDAVRFGADILLNACFFS
- a CDS encoding Mandelate racemase/muconate lactonizing protein, with product MDVTVQTFTVHKKYSLQISRGTTSETTNIWLKLKADGIEGWGEASPFAIRQGEKTTTAQLVTESESVIPQLQQFSPWQRQEIESFCDRAKLSSSLKAAIDMALHDWLGKKVGLPLWQLWGLNRDRIVPISVTVGISSPAAAQQRVKAWQEVVDFQVLKVKLGNPAGIEADRAMLLAVKEIAPTAKLTVDANGGWCLTDAITMCQWLATQGVEYIEQPLPVGEEAQLSTLSQSSPLPIFVDESCFTSCDIPQLAHSVAGVNLKIMKTGGLAEAMRAIHLAKACNLKVMFGCYSDSSLANTAMSHLAPLADYLDLDSHLNLIDDPFRGATVTEGRLLPNHLPGLGVKYCGSNS
- a CDS encoding NUDIX hydrolase, which gives rise to MTKIQPWKTINSHFVINNQWCKVRQDKIQLPNGKIINDYFVNVRPDIALILPITPEQEIVFVRQYRHGVQEILLELPAGTFDPQQEDSLNAAKRELAEETGYTATKFTQIATLYDNPVKDSNKIHLFIAEDAIYSGQQKLDETEEIEVVIIPITTIKEKINQGEICVCGSVTAILLGLDFLTRIAQLKI
- a CDS encoding Agmatinase gives rise to the protein MTELPFQPPNADRNGSDSEAQRALDKERQLPLTGWQQEVDQGLKYGLEAADSIRDRTIPTFSRGELPHYAGINTFLKAPYLEDVRQVGNYDVAIVGVPHDSGTTYRPGTRFGPQGIRRISALYTPYNFELGVDLREQITLCDVGDIFTIPANNEKSFDQISKGVAHVFGSGAFPILLGGDHSIGFPTVRGICRHLGDKKVGIIHFDRHVDTQETDLDERMHTCPWFHATNIANAPAKNLVQLGIGGWQVPRQGVKVCRERATNILTVTDITEMGLDAAADFALERALDGTDCVWISFDIDCIDAGFVPGTGWPEPGGLLPREALYLLKKIVQNAPVCGLEVVEVSPPYDISDMTALMATRVICDTMAHLVVSGQLPRKEKPAYIHPEAKLEADAAWT